A single region of the Caballeronia insecticola genome encodes:
- a CDS encoding DUF3331 domain-containing protein yields the protein MNNTDPWRAIVTHLREPAPPPQRMRDRRTRHVLADVSPICRIEWSTQSTILVSWSDATAGRREDQAWRACIARGAGVCKLTGAAVRRGDLIFRPIRRGHGMPATAPDMILAESAPRGVSSIVAVKATP from the coding sequence ATGAACAACACCGATCCCTGGCGCGCGATCGTCACGCACTTACGCGAGCCTGCGCCGCCACCTCAACGCATGCGCGATCGGCGCACGCGGCACGTACTGGCCGACGTCTCGCCGATCTGCCGTATCGAATGGTCGACGCAATCGACAATTCTCGTTTCATGGAGCGACGCCACCGCCGGGCGACGCGAAGATCAGGCATGGCGCGCCTGCATTGCGCGCGGCGCGGGCGTGTGCAAGCTGACGGGCGCGGCGGTGCGGCGCGGTGATCTCATCTTCCGCCCGATCAGACGCGGACACGGCATGCCCGCAACCGCGCCGGACATGATTCTCGCGGAAAGCGCGCCGCGCGGCGTGTCGTCGATCGTTGCGGTCAAGGCAACACCGTGA